The genomic interval ACGACGGGACCGAAACGACCGCCGGTGGTGGGGTGGGTCACGACGGCGGCAGACTGCGCACCGTGCCGGAGGACCTGGTCGCCGACTGCGCATCGTGCGTCGGTCTGTGCTGCGTGGCTCTCGGGCTCACCCGCTCGGCGGACTTCGCGATCGACAAGGCCCCCGACGAGCCGTGCCCCAACCTGCTGGCCGACCACCGGTGCGCGGTGCACCCGGTCCTGGCCGAGACCGGGTTCCCCGGCTGCGTCGCCTACGACTGCCTCGGCGCCGGGCAGAAGGTCGTGCAGGTCGTGTTCGCCGGCGACGCCTCCACGCCTCGCCACGAGCTGACCGCGGCCTTCCGGACCGTCGGCCCGCTGCACGAGCTGCTCTGGTACCTGCGCGACGCCCGGCGCCGGCCCGAGACTCATGACCTGCACGGTCGCCTCGGCGCGGCCCACGACGAGGTGGACCGGCTGACCCGGCTCGACCCGACCGGGGTCGGCGTCGTGGACGTGCAGCAGCAGCGCGCGGCGCTGCGACCGCTCCTCGCGGCGGCCAGCGAGCTGGTGAGGGCGTGCGTCGTCGCGGGTCTGACCGCGCCCGGCTCCGGGCGGCGACCGGGCCCGGGGGCCGACCTGGCCGGGGCGAACCTGCGCGGCGTGGACCTGCGTGGCGCGGATCTGCGCGGCTCGCTCATGGTGGGGGCCGACCTGCGGGACGCGGACCTGCGCGGCGCCGACGTCATCGGGGCCGACGTGCGCGGCGCTGACCTGGCCGGTGCGGACCTGCGCGACGCGCTCTACCTGACGCCGTCGCAGGTGGCGGCCGGTCGCGGTGACGCGTCGACCCGGCTCTCGGCGTGGGTCGCCCGGCCGCGCTCGTGGCCCCGCTGACCCGCGGACTTGATGCCGGCGGCTACTCGACGTCGTCGGACCAGTCGCCGTCGGTGTACGGGCCGTCGGTGTAGGCGCCGTCGGTGAATGTGACGTGCGACCCGTAGGCAGCGGGGGCACCCAGCCAGCCCGCCCCTTCGTGCCGGTGCGGCGCCAGGCCCGGAACGGGTCCGCCGGGGCCCTGCGCTGAGGCGGGGCCGTCGCCGTCGGAGACGCCGAGCAGGGCCCGGGTGACGCGCTGGCCGCTGTCGAGCAGGTCGTCGAGGGCGCGGGTCACCGCGACGCGGTCCAGCGGCTCGCCGGGCGGCCGGCCCGAGGTGAGCGACTCGAGCACCGCGCGACGTACGAGCTCCTTGACGAACGACGCGGTCACCCCGTCGGTGCGCTCCACGACCTCGTCGACGTCGGCCTCGGTGAGGTCGAGCCGCAGCCCGCGGGTGTAGACCTCGAGCAGCCGGCGGCGGCCGTCCGCGTCGGGCAGCGCGATCTCGACGGCGACGTCGACCCGGCCGGGCCGGGCGGCGAGCGCGGGCTCCAGCAGGTCGGCCCGGTTGGTCGTGAGGAGGAAGAGCAGGTCGGCGTCGGCCGCTGCGCCGTCCATCGCGTCGAGCAGGGTGAAGAGGATCGGGCTGGGTCCGGGGCCGTAGCCGCGGTCCTCCGCCACCAGGTCGACGTCCTCGAGCACGACGACCGAGGGCTGCAGGTCGCGGGCCATCGTCGTGATCGGGCCGACGGCGTGCAGCGACTGGCCGGACAGCATCAGGACGGTGCTGCCGGCCAGCTGCTGCACGAGGTAGCGGGTCGTGTGCGTCTTGCCGGTGCCCGGCGGCCCGAAGAGCAGCAGTCCGCGCTTGAGGTGCTGGCCGGCCGCCCGCAGCGCCTCGCGGTGGGCGACGACGTCGAGGGTGTGCCGCTCGACCCGGCGCAGGGTCCGTTCGGGCAGCACGACGTCGTCGCGGGCCGTCGGCGGCAGCACCGGGAACGAGACCGACAGCCCGCCCATCGGGGTCGTCGTCAGCTCGATCACCTGGCCGCGGTAGACGTTGAGCCGGTTCCGCAGGTCGGCGAGCTCGCGCAGCACCGCCTGCGCCTCGGCGGTCGGCAGGCCGGCGACCTCTACCGCCAGGCTCGGCTCCTGGTGACGGTCCGGGCCGCGGACCATCACGACGTAGCTGCCGCGTGCGTCCGAGACCAGCAGCAGCGCCCGGCGCAGGCAGGCAGTCGTGCGGCCGGGGCCGGAGGCCAGGTCGACGAGGTCGGGAGCCGACGTCCGCACCGGCCCCAGCCCGTCGCCGTGCACCAGCTGCTGCAGGCTCGGCGACTCGTAGTGCGGGGGAAGGGTGATGCCGCGGACCGCGACCTGGCGACCGGTCTC from Actinomycetes bacterium carries:
- a CDS encoding pentapeptide repeat-containing protein produces the protein MPEDLVADCASCVGLCCVALGLTRSADFAIDKAPDEPCPNLLADHRCAVHPVLAETGFPGCVAYDCLGAGQKVVQVVFAGDASTPRHELTAAFRTVGPLHELLWYLRDARRRPETHDLHGRLGAAHDEVDRLTRLDPTGVGVVDVQQQRAALRPLLAAASELVRACVVAGLTAPGSGRRPGPGADLAGANLRGVDLRGADLRGSLMVGADLRDADLRGADVIGADVRGADLAGADLRDALYLTPSQVAAGRGDASTRLSAWVARPRSWPR
- a CDS encoding ATP-binding protein; this encodes MTDQTNQTGQTAPSAQADRATPEESRRIAKALLDFLSWAHVVGDESSRNPAVRLVQDHLGAAGRTQPVVGNELPVFEQVNLQVALDSWSGETGRQVAVRGITLPPHYESPSLQQLVHGDGLGPVRTSAPDLVDLASGPGRTTACLRRALLLVSDARGSYVVMVRGPDRHQEPSLAVEVAGLPTAEAQAVLRELADLRNRLNVYRGQVIELTTTPMGGLSVSFPVLPPTARDDVVLPERTLRRVERHTLDVVAHREALRAAGQHLKRGLLLFGPPGTGKTHTTRYLVQQLAGSTVLMLSGQSLHAVGPITTMARDLQPSVVVLEDVDLVAEDRGYGPGPSPILFTLLDAMDGAAADADLLFLLTTNRADLLEPALAARPGRVDVAVEIALPDADGRRRLLEVYTRGLRLDLTEADVDEVVERTDGVTASFVKELVRRAVLESLTSGRPPGEPLDRVAVTRALDDLLDSGQRVTRALLGVSDGDGPASAQGPGGPVPGLAPHRHEGAGWLGAPAAYGSHVTFTDGAYTDGPYTDGDWSDDVE